TCGGGGTGTCGTGGCGATCGCCACCAGAGACCCTACCTCAACATTCCCAGATTGAACCATCGCTTTCTCTCCTTTTCCCCGCACCCTGTAGGGACTGTAAAATCCATCATACCTTGTAATCTAAGGATTGATCGTGCTTCAGGGTGCTGCTATTGAAGTAAGCGATCGCCCGCATCCACATCAAACCAATGCATCGCCTTTTGGGGCAGTCTTATTTAGGGGAAAATTTCATCTTCAGATACTTAGCAATTGTTCTGGGCAAAGCATAAGCCTTACTCAGAAATAGACTCCAGAAATAAGGGTATTGAGGAAAATACTTGATCAGCAGAAAATCTGAGACAACATGAAAACGGGCTGCCTTAAGTGCAGGGTCTGAAGAAATAAAACGAATTTGCTCGTGGCCAGAAAGCCAATGTCCAATGATTTTATCCGGTGCAAATAGAGTTGCCTGGACAAATAAACCTGATAAACGATCAAATCCCGATCTCGGTATCCATGTCACAATACCTAATAACTCTGTAGCTTTTGAGAGTTCAGGCATCGCCTTCTGGATCGCCTCAGTTTTCCAGATAATATTATTAAAATTTTCAAAATGAAGTCCCGTTTTTTGAAACGGGAAGATCAAATAAGAAAGCTTAAATGAAGCGGTCAGAGGTGCGATCGGGACTTCTAATAATCCTTCAAACTTTCCTTTATCATAGCTTTGACAAACTGGCATATGTTCGAGATCGGGAATAGGTTCCCACTCTGACTCTATCCTTTCTTTTTCTTGGGAATCAATAACTGCTTTTTTCAACCGTAAAATAACACTTTCTGGGAATCTAGAGAAGTAAGTAGAAATCATCTTGATGATCTGGGGATGAGCATAATCATCATCATCTAGAGCCAATAAATAAGTCCCACGAGCATTAAGCAAACCCACAAAACGCTGCATCATTTCTCCTTTATAGGGACTGATCAACGTTCTCACCCTAGGATCATTCATATCGCCGGGTATCACTCCTGGTGGATAAATCAGGATAAATTCAATATCACCTTCAATCTTTAAAAGCTGTTCCAACCAATAGGGCGAAAACTTTCCCAGTGTTGGTGTGATAATAGATAACAAAGGCTTTGTATTCATAAATATTTACGTTACCTAACGAATTTTCTGGCTTTGTATTTCTTCGTGACTTAGCGGTTAACCCTTCCCATTCATTAAGAATTGAGTATCAGTCTTTCCTGTATTTTTCACGCCTTAAATCACTTTATGATATACGATCGCCCGCATCCACATCAAACCAATGCATCGCCTTTTGGGGCAGTCTGAGCCGAATTTGCTCCGTAGAGAAGGGGCGATCGGCTGGAATGAGCGATCGCACCGTTTTATCCGATCCGGCAACACGCACACTCAGCAACCGCTCTTTCCCCAAATCTTCCACCAAATACACCACTCCCTCCACCGCTTCCTTGCTCTCCTCTGGAGCGATCTGAATATCCTCCGGACGAATACCCAAAACGATCGCCCTAGGAACCCTGGACAGAGCGGGTAAAGGCAGGGCAAAATGACCCAAAATGGCTTGATTTTGCTCGCAAGTCAACGTTAATAAATTCATTTGCGGACTACCCACAAACCCCGCCACAAACTGATTCGCGGGTTGACGATAAATCTGTTCTGGAGTCCCCAACTGTTGCACAAATCCCTCATAGAGTACAGCAATTTTCGTCGAAAGGGTCATGGCTTCCGTTTGGTCGTGGGTGACATAAACCACCGGTTTCTGTTGTGCTTCAAAGAGCTGCTTCAAATCTGCCCGTACCTGTTCCCGCAACAGGGCATCCAAATTACTCAACGGTTCATCCAACAAGAATACATCCGGATTGCGTACCAGCGATCGCGCCAAAGCTACCCGTTGACGCTGACCTCCTGAAAGTTGCCCCGGCTTGCGATCGAGCAAATACTCTAATCCTAAACGACTCGATACACTCTTCACCCTCGTTTCAATCTCATTCTTATCCACTTTCCGCAACCGCAGAGCCGTCGAAATATTCTCAAAAACCGTCATATGGGGATAGAGCGCATAACTCTGAAACACCATGGCCATATTCCGTTGACCTGGAGGTAATAAAGTAATATCTTCTCCCCCTAAAATCACCTGACCTTCCGTTGGTCGATCCAATCCTGCAATCATCCGTAAAAGCGTCGATTTTCCACAACCCGAAGGCCCCAGCAAGGTCAAAAATTCCCCCTCCTCAACCTTCAGACTTACATCCTTAACCGGAATACTCTTGCTCGTAAATTGCTTGCGTAAATTTTTTAAGATTAGTTTAGCCATTTTAGAGATTGACCATCGCAGAACCACAAGCTATCCCTCTTCTGTCACTTTCGGAACAAAGAGGGTGGAACCCTGATTCTTTCGTTCGCGATAATGCTCCGCATCGCTTCGCGATCGCGGGCTGTAATGCCGGAAATTCGTCAGAATTTCCCAGTTTAACAGAAGAGAGCTACAATACTAGAACTATTTTAACCCATAATTTAAGCCTAATACAGCGTTTCGCGCTGTTATGAGGTACAGCATTAATCTATGGGTTAGAATTGTCATTGCGACCGGAGGGAAGCATTCGCGCTTCGCGCAAGCTTCGCTAACGCCAAGATTGGGGGATTTTGCGATTGCTTCATTCCACTTCGTTCCATTCGCAATGACTTATCTGAATAAGACTGTACTCCGTTACAGCGCAAAGCGCTATATCTATTCGCATCGATCTTACGTCTCGGACTCGTCTAGAAAATTATGAACGTTTAGGGGTATTGGAAGTCTGGAGATATTCGCAAAATGGATTAGAAATTATCGTAGAATTTGAATCATACGGCTTATTCTCCTGCCTACCCTACTCGCTTATGGTTCAGGCAAACGGCTGTTTTCCAAGAGTTGACGGAGTTCAGGTATGCTAGTCTCAATAACATTCCAAAGAATTTTGAGATCCACCTCTTTGTACTCATGGATCATGCGATTTCTCATTCCTCGGATCGCATCAATGGGGACTTCGGGGTTAGCAGCAATATAAGCTGGGGATAAACGATTGACGATTTCGCCAAGGATAGCGATTTGGTATAGCACAGATGACTGGGTTTTGGGATCTCCTTCAAATTGAACCCGATCAAACCCCTGGCTAAATTCCAGGATCTTAGTACAGGCTTGGATAGCATCAAGGAGATATTCCAGATCGCGGCTCATCGGCAGTAGATAGTGTAAGTATGACTGAGAATGTTTTGGCGGCGGATGGGATTATGGCTGTTTTCGATCGCATTACGGGTTACCAAGTCGATGGGGCGATCGCCAAACAGTTGGCTCAGTTGTGCTTCAATAATATCCAGGTCAAAAAAAGTAATTTTCGCTCTCTCAGAAAATTGCACCAGTAAATCAATGTCGCTATCGGGGCGAAAGTCATCACGCAGCACAGAACCAAACAGAGCCAGTTCAACAATTTGCCAGCGATCGCATAGTTGATTGAGTTGAGTGCGATCGATGTGCAAGTCAGGGCGTAGGGGGAGGGTGTTAGAGACTAAAGTAGACATAATTGTTAATTGTAGCGACTTATAACCCGTTTAGGATCGGAATCATAGAGTGTAGACAAGGCAAGCGATCGCGCCATTT
The nucleotide sequence above comes from Roseofilum capinflatum BLCC-M114. Encoded proteins:
- a CDS encoding ABC transporter ATP-binding protein — encoded protein: MAKLILKNLRKQFTSKSIPVKDVSLKVEEGEFLTLLGPSGCGKSTLLRMIAGLDRPTEGQVILGGEDITLLPPGQRNMAMVFQSYALYPHMTVFENISTALRLRKVDKNEIETRVKSVSSRLGLEYLLDRKPGQLSGGQRQRVALARSLVRNPDVFLLDEPLSNLDALLREQVRADLKQLFEAQQKPVVYVTHDQTEAMTLSTKIAVLYEGFVQQLGTPEQIYRQPANQFVAGFVGSPQMNLLTLTCEQNQAILGHFALPLPALSRVPRAIVLGIRPEDIQIAPEESKEAVEGVVYLVEDLGKERLLSVRVAGSDKTVRSLIPADRPFSTEQIRLRLPQKAMHWFDVDAGDRIS
- a CDS encoding nucleotidyltransferase family protein, producing the protein MSTLVSNTLPLRPDLHIDRTQLNQLCDRWQIVELALFGSVLRDDFRPDSDIDLLVQFSERAKITFFDLDIIEAQLSQLFGDRPIDLVTRNAIENSHNPIRRQNILSHTYTIYCR
- a CDS encoding HepT-like ribonuclease domain-containing protein, which translates into the protein MSRDLEYLLDAIQACTKILEFSQGFDRVQFEGDPKTQSSVLYQIAILGEIVNRLSPAYIAANPEVPIDAIRGMRNRMIHEYKEVDLKILWNVIETSIPELRQLLENSRLPEP
- a CDS encoding glycosyltransferase family A protein, producing the protein MNTKPLLSIITPTLGKFSPYWLEQLLKIEGDIEFILIYPPGVIPGDMNDPRVRTLISPYKGEMMQRFVGLLNARGTYLLALDDDDYAHPQIIKMISTYFSRFPESVILRLKKAVIDSQEKERIESEWEPIPDLEHMPVCQSYDKGKFEGLLEVPIAPLTASFKLSYLIFPFQKTGLHFENFNNIIWKTEAIQKAMPELSKATELLGIVTWIPRSGFDRLSGLFVQATLFAPDKIIGHWLSGHEQIRFISSDPALKAARFHVVSDFLLIKYFPQYPYFWSLFLSKAYALPRTIAKYLKMKFSPK